A window of the Sphingobium sp. CAP-1 genome harbors these coding sequences:
- a CDS encoding GTP pyrophosphokinase encodes MPSLDFEAEKAVFREYYNDNAQRLDQAKDKFLDLLDSIIAHAGLDVAAASGRIKDREESIKKFMRKYQGELEGSATPYEIKDHITDLVGLRLVCLYEDEIEPVGQLVRDHFDVIDVTDKTAEIEGTENAFGYKGLHLDLRLDPVRAAMPDYVQFAPYRFELQIRTVVQDSWSTLDHKIKYKKSIPPALKRRINTLAALFELADREFRQVRVETELQIEKAEAEPEPEAEIEVEAVEIADGEVAPDPAAGVDIERGQYAPLDAFRLLRIARHFFPGVDFEAKKIDGFTADIVERQPGISRGKFNFYMRSTIGVVRQYKAWFLASGRGEKFNAFTEMRHALYAANSDAFAGMLTNVARETFDGWRAENAEQQA; translated from the coding sequence ATGCCATCACTAGACTTCGAGGCCGAGAAGGCCGTTTTCCGTGAATACTACAATGACAACGCCCAGCGCCTCGATCAGGCGAAGGACAAGTTCCTCGACTTGCTCGACTCGATAATCGCGCACGCCGGGCTGGACGTCGCAGCAGCGAGCGGCCGCATCAAGGACCGCGAGGAATCGATCAAGAAGTTCATGCGGAAGTATCAGGGCGAGCTCGAGGGGAGCGCCACACCATACGAGATTAAGGACCACATCACGGACTTGGTCGGGCTGCGCCTCGTCTGCCTATACGAAGACGAGATCGAGCCGGTGGGCCAGCTCGTCCGCGATCACTTCGATGTGATCGACGTGACCGACAAGACCGCCGAGATCGAGGGCACCGAGAACGCGTTCGGCTACAAGGGGCTGCATCTCGACCTTCGCCTCGACCCGGTCCGTGCGGCGATGCCCGACTATGTGCAGTTCGCCCCATACCGTTTCGAGCTGCAGATCCGCACGGTCGTTCAGGATTCGTGGAGCACACTCGACCACAAGATCAAATACAAGAAATCGATCCCTCCCGCGTTAAAGCGGCGCATCAATACCCTGGCAGCGCTGTTCGAGCTCGCCGACCGCGAGTTCCGCCAGGTTCGCGTGGAAACCGAGCTTCAGATCGAGAAGGCCGAAGCCGAGCCGGAACCCGAAGCCGAGATTGAGGTGGAGGCAGTGGAGATCGCGGACGGCGAGGTTGCGCCCGATCCGGCCGCCGGCGTCGACATCGAGCGGGGGCAATACGCGCCGCTGGACGCGTTCCGGCTGCTGCGCATCGCGCGCCACTTCTTCCCGGGGGTCGACTTCGAGGCCAAGAAGATCGACGGCTTTACTGCGGACATCGTCGAGCGGCAGCCCGGAATCAGCCGCGGAAAGTTCAACTTCTACATGCGGTCGACGATAGGCGTCGTGCGCCAATACAAGGCGTGGTTCCTCGCCAGCGGGCGCGGCGAGAAGTTCAACGCTTTCACCGAGATGCGGCATGCGCTTTACGCTGCCAACTCGGACGCCTTCGCCGGAATGCTGACGAACGTCGCGCGCGAGACGTTTGACGGATGGCGCGCCGAGAACGCGGAGCAGCAGGCCTGA